The genomic segment TCCGCGATGAGGACGTGCCTGTCCCCCTCGACGCCCTGCTCCACGATGACGGAGCCCGACGATGTGACCGCCGCGGAGACGTCGGCGATGGTGTCCGCGCTCGTGCTCTTCACCTTCAGCCTCTCCCCCACAGGGAGGGAGGCAAGGATGTTCCCCACCGTGATGACGGGGCCGGGGCAGAAGTCCCCGCTGACATCGATCTCTTCCATGGTCTTTCCCGAGGGTATCATGCGTACTTCGACGGTCTTCTCGGACCGTGTCGTCTCCAGTGCGTAGCCGTGCTTCCTGGCCACGGCGCCCATCCCGGCCTCGGCGCCCGGGCTGAGGACGAAGCGGACCTCCTCCCCCGGCGTGTCGAGGTGCGTGATGACGTTCGCGGCAAGGAAGGAGGCGTTCGGGGCCTTGATGCCGGTCGCCCTGATGGTCTTCACCATTTTTTTATCCCCACTTCTCCGCGAAGATCTTCAGCGCCTCGACGATCGGGGCGAGGTCCTTCGGCGGGATGCCCATGATGACCTCGTCCTCCGCGATCCCCGAGTTCTTCCTCGACCCGTTGCAGCCGAGGGTCAGGTTGGGGACGCCGCGCTGCATGACGGCGACGACGGCGTCGGCGCAGAGGGACTGGATGCCGGAGTAGTCGCTGGAGAACCTGCCGCCCGCGGCGTGGAGGTACGCCTGGGTGAGGCGGAGGGCCTGCCTGGGGGTGGCGACGACGACGACGACGTCGGGCTCGAAGTCCGCGGCCTCCAGGGGGGCGTAGATAGAGGCGTAGTAGGTCTCCTCGTTCTTCGGGATGGCGGAGACCGTCTCCAGGGCGCCTTCGGCGGTCCTGAAGTTGCCGAGTTTGTGGTAGGTGCTGCCCTTGGCCACGGCCTCGGGGAGGGGTTCGATGCCCATGACGCCGGCGCCGCCCTTGCACATGTGCTCGTCGCGGGTGGCGTAGCCCTTCATGCCCTTCAGCCGGGCGTCCTGCACGAACTGGCAGTGCCTGCTCTTCTCTGCGATCTTCTCGCAGCCTGCCGGCACGTCTGCGGGAGTCTTTGCAAGCTTCACGGCGACAGGGCTCCCCTTGAGTCCCAGGAGCGCTGTCAGGTCTTTCACGACTGCTTCGTATGACATGGTTCTTCCTCCGCACCCCGGGAGGCCCGGGGCAGATAGTAGACTTCGTGGTCTAACTATACCGTATAGTATAATGTCCATATATACTTTTCTTCGGGGACACCGCCAGGGCAGATCGCCGCCCGTCCGTCAGGAGAGATATGTTTATCATGCCGGAGACATTAGACCATATAGTATAGATGCCGATGACA from the Methanofollis sp. genome contains:
- a CDS encoding DsrE family protein, whose product is MVKTIRATGIKAPNASFLAANVITHLDTPGEEVRFVLSPGAEAGMGAVARKHGYALETTRSEKTVEVRMIPSGKTMEEIDVSGDFCPGPVITVGNILASLPVGERLKVKSTSADTIADVSAAVTSSGSVIVEQGVEGDRHVLIAEKAEKKAGAAAVVDRDSVLVAQSNGIGNAERAYATFIFSKVAASMGKKVTIFLLMDGVSMAKKGNAAGVRHPDFAPLDQVMAEVMHAGVTVYACELSAKFRGITEADLVPGVKLAGAATYINLLSDPRYAVVNF
- a CDS encoding DUF169 domain-containing protein — protein: MSYEAVVKDLTALLGLKGSPVAVKLAKTPADVPAGCEKIAEKSRHCQFVQDARLKGMKGYATRDEHMCKGGAGVMGIEPLPEAVAKGSTYHKLGNFRTAEGALETVSAIPKNEETYYASIYAPLEAADFEPDVVVVVATPRQALRLTQAYLHAAGGRFSSDYSGIQSLCADAVVAVMQRGVPNLTLGCNGSRKNSGIAEDEVIMGIPPKDLAPIVEALKIFAEKWG